Genomic segment of Rhodopirellula bahusiensis:
CCGCGTCCGTAGGTGCTTTCCACAGAGACGTCTCCGCCCAGCGCATGAGCCAACCGTCGGCAAATGGCGAGCCCCAGTCCGGTCCCACCAAAGGAACGGGTCGACGTGCTGTCCGCTTGAACAAACGGCTCGAACAAAGAGGATTGATCTTCGGGCTTGATTCCGATGCCCGTGTCAACGATCTCAAAAATCAAACGGCAATTGCTGGCCTTACGAGATGGAGACTTCGCCAACTCCAGACCGGCTTTGTCGTAGTCCTGTCCATCCGGCCCGTCGTAGCTCACCAGAATTTTGACCTCGCCGCTGTCCGTGAACTTGATCGCATTGCCGACCAGATTCAGAAGGATTTGCCGGAGCCTGACCGCGTCGGTTTCGATCAAATCCGGGATCGGCCCATCGAATTCAATCTTCAGTGGCAGATGTTTCTCCGACGCTCGCACATCCATCAACGAACGCACTTCGGCCAGCAAACCGTCTGGTCGCACCCGTTCGGTCTCGAGCTGCATCTTTCCTGAATCGATTTTGGACAAGTCCAAAATGTCGTTGATGATGTTCAACAAGAAGTTGCCATTGCGACGAATCGTTTCGACAACCTGAATGTTGTCGGGATCCTTCAAATGGTCCTTCAAAATGTCAGCGTGCCCGAGGATTGCCGCCATGGGCGTCCGGATCTCATGCGACATGTTTGCCAGGAATTCGCCACGAGATCGATTGGCATTTTCCGCCACCACCTTGGCCTGTTCGAGCGACTGCTCAAACGCTTTGCGATCATCGACGTCAATGACATACCCCGTGTAGCCCGCGAACGTTCCTTCGGAATCGAAACGAGGCCGACCAACGTCAACGGCCCAACGATAGCTCCCATCGGCCCGTTGCAATCGATACTCCGACGAGAACGGTTCGTGTGCCTCCGCCGCGCCCAAGAACTCTTGACCGACGCGTTCGTGATCGTCTGGATGAGTCGCGTTGGTCCAGCCGAGTCCCATGCCTTCTTCTTGGGTCTGCCCGGTCGTGTCGTACCAGTTCTTTGACAAGAACGTGCACATGTGGTTCTTGTCAGTGACCCACAGCATCGCTGGTGAAGCGTCCGCGATTTCGCGAAAGTATCGTTCGCTCTCTCGGAGCAAGTCCACCGATTGCTGACGCCGTGTGTTGTTGTAGAAGTGACAGACCACACCGAATCGGTTGTCGGGCAAGACAATTCGCTCGATCGACCAATCGTAAGCTTCCGTCTCGCTCGTGTCCGCTCGCTGTTCAACCAACGGTGGCGCGACATAGGGCTCCCCGGTATCGAGCGTGTGTCGAAAATGCCTGATCGCTTCGTCAGCGAAAGACTTCGGCCAGATCGTATTCATTGCTTCGTCGAACGGTCTGCCGATCAATGGATCCACATTGACGAACACGCTGCGTGCCCCGGCGCTGACATAGCGGACACAAAAATCCGCGTCGACAACATACAAACCTTGCGGGTTCTCGGTGATCAATCGCTGGAAGGTTTCGTGCGACTGACGCAGTTCCATCTCAGAGGTTTTGCGTTCCGTGATGTCCCACTGCAAACCGGTGTAACGCAGCGTTTTGCCGGACTTGGACTTGATCGGTTCGCCGACTGCCACCAACCAACGCTCGCCGCGTTTGGGATGATTGATCCGAAATTCACTGCGGAAGGCCACGTTTTGCTCGATCGCCTCGGACCACTGCCGGGCAATCTCGTCTCGTTCTTCTTCCACGATCGAAGCGAACATCGCCGACTCGCTGGGTTGAACGTCTTTGCCGAAGCCATGCAACCGCCGAAAGGCGTCGGACCAATATACATGCGTCTTGCTCCACTCCCAAGGTGCCATTCCACCGGCTTGAACGGCCATGTCCAAACGCCGGGCCTCGCGACGGAGCTGCGTTTGCGTGCGATCTTTTTCGAGCAGCAGATCGCGCACCTCGAACTGCCGCAATCGATCGCGCAGCTTGGCTTGCACCGTGTTGATGAACACCGCGATCCGCAGCGGTCGGTTGATCAACGTGACGTGTTCGAGCGAGAGAATCCGCTTCAGCTGCTTCGAGCCTGGATCGCCCGCTTGTAGCAGAACCAGGATCGGCACTTCGGACCAAGTCGGTTGCTGGTCGAGAGTGATCTTCAACTGCGCGATGGCGTCGTCGGTAAGATGTTCCTGTGCGATCAGGGCGATTCCAGCGCCTTTCAAAAGTGTCTCGGCAAAGGAGTCGATCGTTTCGCAGCAACAAACCGAGACATCATTCTCGGTCAAAATTTTGGCGCACAGCCTGGCGTCCTGCGGCGTTGGTGCAAATGCAACGACACGCTGATTGTTGCTGTCTTG
This window contains:
- a CDS encoding PAS domain-containing sensor histidine kinase, with amino-acid sequence MESLRKAVIADELAEAAAEQDSNNQRVVAFAPTPQDARLCAKILTENDVSVCCCETIDSFAETLLKGAGIALIAQEHLTDDAIAQLKITLDQQPTWSEVPILVLLQAGDPGSKQLKRILSLEHVTLINRPLRIAVFINTVQAKLRDRLRQFEVRDLLLEKDRTQTQLRREARRLDMAVQAGGMAPWEWSKTHVYWSDAFRRLHGFGKDVQPSESAMFASIVEEERDEIARQWSEAIEQNVAFRSEFRINHPKRGERWLVAVGEPIKSKSGKTLRYTGLQWDITERKTSEMELRQSHETFQRLITENPQGLYVVDADFCVRYVSAGARSVFVNVDPLIGRPFDEAMNTIWPKSFADEAIRHFRHTLDTGEPYVAPPLVEQRADTSETEAYDWSIERIVLPDNRFGVVCHFYNNTRRQQSVDLLRESERYFREIADASPAMLWVTDKNHMCTFLSKNWYDTTGQTQEEGMGLGWTNATHPDDHERVGQEFLGAAEAHEPFSSEYRLQRADGSYRWAVDVGRPRFDSEGTFAGYTGYVIDVDDRKAFEQSLEQAKVVAENANRSRGEFLANMSHEIRTPMAAILGHADILKDHLKDPDNIQVVETIRRNGNFLLNIINDILDLSKIDSGKMQLETERVRPDGLLAEVRSLMDVRASEKHLPLKIEFDGPIPDLIETDAVRLRQILLNLVGNAIKFTDSGEVKILVSYDGPDGQDYDKAGLELAKSPSRKASNCRLIFEIVDTGIGIKPEDQSSLFEPFVQADSTSTRSFGGTGLGLAICRRLAHALGGDVSVESTYGRGSKFTLVIEAVSSGRLVEPNLLIDVSAEKIKEDIQLSANILVVDDRRDIRYLAQHFIEKAGGTVITATNGREAIDVVCGESRSDVDLIVMDMQMPVMDGYEAAAELRRLGCELPIVALTANAMKSDRDECLAAGCTDYTTKPLDSQKLIAMIDRLTRS